DNA from Felis catus isolate Fca126 chromosome B3, F.catus_Fca126_mat1.0, whole genome shotgun sequence:
AGATTGAGGATGCTGGTCAagtaaacaaattcaaaattatacAGGAGAGATTGTAAAGAGATAAGAAGAGCCAGGATAACTTCTCTTCTGTGACTCCAATATCGTCCTCAAGTGCAGACTATGTGTTTGGCACCCTTTTATCaatcatacagaaaataaataagacagaacTTTCATCAAATCACCTGAGAAGGCTGTAAAACGTTCTCACAACAGGAACTGGGTAAAAGCTGACCCATTGCTTACAGTCTGCCCTCAGTTACCCAttgcttcctccttctttccaggGCTCTTGCCACTTTCTTTCAGTACAATCTCTTTCTGCTAATTTAACATCTcgttctctaaaaataataaaccaggggcgcctgggtggctcagtcggttaagtgtcggacttcggctcaggtcacgatctcgcggtatgtgagttcgagccccgcgtcgggctccgtgctgacagctcagagcctgaagcctgtttccgattctgtgtctccctctctctctgcccctcccccgttcatgctctgtctctctctgtctcaaaaataaataaacgttgaaaataataAACCATATTCAGCTCCTGAGTTCACTaggcatttatatttttctctgctttttgccCATGTTGTTCCTTCCCTGTGGCATACTTTCCCCCCAATTTTGCCTTCAAGTCTCAGATTCAGCACTACCTCTGAGGAGCTTTCTCTAACTCTGCAGGCACATTTGGACATGCCCTTTCCTAAGTCTCCATATTACCATGTGCAAACTTACATCTTGACCATTATGACACTGCGTTGTGATTACTTTTCTTTGTACTAGATATAATCTTTAAAGATAAGGGATAATGTCTTATTTGTGTTTCCAAAGGACAGagcatacaaacaaacaaaaaagccccaaaaaacatttcttggagtgggggcacctgggtggctcagttggttaagcttccaagactcagttcaggtcatgatctcatggtccgtgagttcaagccccacatcgggctctgtgctgacagctcagagcctgaagcctgtttccgattctgtgtctccctctctctctgcccctccccctctcacacttgtctctctctcactatcaaaaataaataaacattaaaaaaaaattcttggaatATCTATACTAAAGGGGGATATTAAGGTGGCACCTGTTTGACAGAAGCAGAAAACTCTACCTAAGTAAATGTCATCTCCTCTGTTCTAATACTGAACTATTTTCAAGAAGAGGGCAGTCCTATCCTCCTATAATTAAAAATGCTGAGGTAGCTCttcaatataaaatgaaatacaagtgACCAAGAGCAAATTTCCACTGGAGTGTAGTCAAAAGAAAATCAGGACATAGGAGaagaaaggcatttaaaaaagaagaagatagaaGTATAATGAATTTTTTGTATCCCAGTTAGGCTTAAATCCTCATATAGAAATTTATAGGAATATCAGTATTCCAAAGAGATACAATAAATGCTGTTTGTTGAGAGTGAGCCATCAAAAGTTGGAGGCATAACTGAATTGTGTCAAAGTATGGGTTAAGGCTGGAAGAAAAGTTATAAGCATGGTGAAGGAAAAGGCATATTATACAtcttatacatattatacattcTTTATAAGGATCAGAAACTGTTGGGGTAATATGCATGAATGGAGTGGCCTAGTTCAAGacaaaacagagagaggagatcTCTGGTATTAGCCGAATCTGAAAACTCAGCTGCAACTTAGAATTGTGGTCCAGTGTTGGcagggttctttttctttttctttctttcttttttttttttttaagaaaatctatcAAGCtcggatgcctgggtgtctcagtcagttaagtgtccagcttcagctcatattatatctcatggttcatgagttcgagccctgactccaggctctgtgctgacagcattgagtctggagctgctttggattctgtccctccctctccctctctttctctttctctttctctctctctctcaaaaataagcattaaaaattttttaaaaatctatcaagCTATATTTTCTTGTGAAATCTCCCAGTATCTAATTTTGTTGAATTAGCTTGATTTCTTTATAAACCTTTTAGGGAAAGACAAACATGTTGTGAATGCAGGCTGTTGGCTTCCAAACTCtgctaaaagaattaaaaaaacctgGGATAGACAATGACAAACTTGCACCAAACCAGAGGCTTAGTAAGTGGTGTAAAGCTGAGTTTAGATCAGACAACCTGGCTTCATTGGTGCTATTCACAGTCCCCACTCTGGGAGTTCTTAGTCATgcgggggggagcagggggagacGTGTGTGTCTCTAGCCTCCTCATTGGAACAATATTGCAAACACAAACTAAAGTACATAGGAGTGTAAAGAAGACCAATTATACTGAAATATAGTTATCAAAATGAGCTGTAAATATAGTTTGGGGTTTAACTGATTCCCCAGGAATAGGCTTAACCACAGAAATGCTCAGATAGAaattagatatttatccaaagctTCAGGGATATCTTAGCCAAATGAAATGTCTGACTTGATGCTATAATTTCACAATTCcaattttaatagtttcttaaATAATACTTCTACCATGTTTCCAAATAAACTATTCCCTTATATTTCTGTAAATCTGGACAAGATCTTTCTGCATGTAGTggtaacttctttatttttttaaaaatttttttaatgtttatttatttttgaaggagagagagacagagtgtgagtgggggaggggcaggcagagagggagacacagaattggaatcaggctccaggctccaggctctgagctgtcagcacagagcccaaagcagggctcgaacccatagaccgtgagatcatgacctgagctgaagtcagctgcttaaccgaatgagccactcaggttccccagTAACTTCTTTATTAATAAGCTGAATATAAAGTAAATAGGTAAATGTCACCATTCATTTcccagttaatattttttttaatgtttgtttattttaagagagaacaagcatgggggagggtagagggagagggagacagagaaacacaagcaggctccatgctgctagtgcagagcccaacttggggcttgatctcattaattgcgaaatcatgacctgagccaaaatcaagagtcagacatttaactgactgagccacccagctgcccctcccagTTAAGAATTTAAAGCATTTCCCTATCTTTTGAATGGGTAAAACATAAAGAcagacaaaatacatgaataatattttatcacttttcaatcataaaaactttatttaaaaacattgtcaTGAAAAGGACACTGACCTGTAGAACATTGTGCattgttttttcccttctatgCAATCTTGGaatatatttaaacttaaaatgaataagaaaCTTCTAAAATATAATACTTCCTTTGcaaaacacaaacatacaaagGACAACATTAACTACATAAATGCACCAAAGATTAATAATTGGCACAAATCCAATATTTTAACATTAGTTAATATTAGGTAAATTGACACATCCTAAACAGTCTTAAAACCATGCCCTTTAAGTTCAGGTAAGCACATCTATTTCCATTCCGTTTACCCTGTCATTTGTGCATAtctaacacaatggcactaagtAATATTTATTAGTTAGTATTGGTTAAACGTTTAATGAATGCCAAGCACTGCTAATTGTGTTACATGTCTTTTCAATTTTCACAACATTCCCAGTGGTTATATACTAGATccacattttataggtgagaaaacaaaGTCTTAGAAACGTTAGGAATACTTGCTAAAAGTTGTACAACAAGAAAGAGATGCAATTGGAATTCAAGACTGGTCCCATCTAATTGCTAAACATATGTCCCTCAAAAACAGAGAAATAGTTCTTGTACATTAACATAGTATCATCAGCACCCAGAAAGGACCTTAAACAGaatgggtgctcaataaatagtcaTTGAACTAAAGATTGCTATTTCAGAAGCagggtttatattttattttatatgtttgtttatttatttttgagagagagcaagtgagcaaatggggaaggagcagagagagaggaagagaatcccaggcaggctccatgctgtcagcacagagcccgacatggggcttgatcccacaaaccatgagatcatgacctgagccgaaatcaggagtcagacacttagctgaccaagccacccaggcaccccagaagcagggtttatattttaaaacaaagatgataaTTTTTGCTAAAGAATGGAGATGAGACAAAaggacatttttactttttctcatttgaCTGACTTTATGGCAAGAATAAAGAGTTTATGATTTGGCTAAAAATTAACTAGTATTTTAAACTAGAATGTGGTTTTTATACCTAGCTCCAATACTACATTTCTTCATAAACCTCTGCCACATTATTTAACttcagatattaaatatttatcttgaaGATTGTGTTGAATCATGTTGAAACCTTAAAAGTCCAGAATAAATGTAAGAAACTATTAATACCATGAATGTCATCATAACAGATTGtttcctaaattattttcataaacttCAGTCAATTCAAAGAGATGCAGCCTATCAGTACATTGTTATTcataaaaaacacaaagtatCTGGCAATCTAATTTCTACAACCACCCTCCATGTTAACAATGGAAAACTGGAAAgtgttctatttgtttttctgccaTATATCTTAACAAGCTGCAAAGAGATGTCCTAAAACTAGAATGTCAAATTTTGTGAGCTACTGGTTTCACCTGAATGTGGTTATTCTTTAAAGGtatactacttaaaaataaaatgaattttgggTAAGAGTCTGTGTAGTTGGGAAcggaaaagaaaatgacatttttggaGTCTGTTGTGTCCACTTTCCATAAAATGGTCACaacaatttttattatcttcatattaGAGATTAAACAGGGTAGAGAGATGAAGTGAAACTCCCAGGATAAGACAACTAGGAAATGACAGATCCAAAATTAAATCTGGGGTCTAGGTATATTTAGAGCAATGACTTTTGCCCATTTACAGTAATTCAGTCTTGAACCAGCTCTAAGAATTTTCTGTATCTTAGGTTCTTCCACTGTAAGGGAAATGGTTTGGCTAgctgattttcaaaaaatgtcttGGAATAAAAAGTATGTTTAACACAATCACTAATAAGCCAGATTAGGAAGAATTgtgctatgtatttttttaaattagtttcatcttttcttcctctaGGCTATGTTATGTTGAGAATGAGAGACAAAACTCATACTAAGACTAATAAAGTTTTGTAATGTTTTACTTTGGAAATGACAAACTTGTCATGAatttagtagttaagtttttcaAACATTTAGTCTTGAGAGTAAATGAATGCATCATATCTCTGACATTCAGCCAGGTTTTAGGAGAGAATCATATTTTAGTTGTTTACTTTCTGTGGTTTAAACTTCACAAATGGctgtttaaataattatttgctaTATCAATTATCAAGTGTGGTAATGATCTATACACCTCTTAAGAAACCAGACTGTTAAATTTCAGATCCTCCAAACTGTTCTCTTTTGTTCAAAGTTGACTCAGAAGAATCTCTTCACCATTtgaattttccataaaaatatttctaatgaaaaaaaaaaaaacacttttaatcaACGTTCTGCAAGTGGACACCATCAAAGTACCACAAGGCTGTGCAACTGAGTAGGAATGTTCTGGGGTAGAAGACAAGAGAACAGTATTTTATCTTAAGCTTCTCTAAGTTGCTGAGGTATGTTGATAGGATTCATGGGTATATGAAGCCCTGAATTTATGTTTTGattatatgtgcatttttctgtgaaaataacCTATAGATTACAGCAGATTTTCAAATGTGTCTGTAACCTCAAAAGGCTCACAAACATCTCAGTAATTTTTAGGCAAGATTATTTCACATCTCTCAACCCTGGCTTCTTCTTTTTGTGAATTTAAACTAAAAGACTTGAAATGAAGATACTAAGTAttgctataaaaataaactgatgatATAAATCTCAGGAGATTCATTGCACTGGATATCTTGGAGAAGTTTTCCCAAGATTTAGGTATTGGTTACTTAGTTTCTTCTTCACAGCCGTCTTCATTTCCTGGTTTCTCAAAGTATAGATGAGTGGATTCAGAAAGGGGGTAAAGATGGTATAGAAAACAGACAGAACTTTGTCCACCAGGAAGTTGGTGAAAGGCCACACATAGATGAAGATGCAGGGCCCAAAGAACATTAACACAACTAGGAAATGTGCAGTACAGGTAGAAAAAACCTTAGATGATCCTGTGGAAGAGTGGTCCTTGATAGTGACAAGAACAATGACGTAGGAGGTGAGCAAAAGCAGAAAACTTACAAGAGCAATCACACCACTAGTTGAGATCATGAAGATTCCAAGAACATAGATATCTATACAAGCCAGCTGGATGACCAAAGGAAGGTCACAGAAGAAACTGTCTACAACATTGGGACCACAAAAGGGTAAACAGAGAGTAAAAGCTAACTGGCTCATTGTATGCAGGAAGCCCACTGTCCAAGAAGTTACCACAAGCCCAACACACACTCTTTGGCTCATAATTGTTGAATAATGGAGAGGTTTGCATATGGCAATGTACCTGTCAAAAGACATG
Protein-coding regions in this window:
- the LOC101086399 gene encoding olfactory receptor 4K2-like, with the translated sequence MEGFNHSGVSEFVLLGLTDSPELQIFFFVMFSVFYLLTMLGNCLILLTVLCTPHLHSPMYFLLSNLSLIDMCLSSFATPKMIMDFFAEHKTISFEGCISQIFFLHLFTGTEIVLLISMSFDRYIAICKPLHYSTIMSQRVCVGLVVTSWTVGFLHTMSQLAFTLCLPFCGPNVVDSFFCDLPLVIQLACIDIYVLGIFMISTSGVIALVSFLLLLTSYVIVLVTIKDHSSTGSSKVFSTCTAHFLVVLMFFGPCIFIYVWPFTNFLVDKVLSVFYTIFTPFLNPLIYTLRNQEMKTAVKKKLSNQYLNLGKTSPRYPVQ